A single Wolbachia endosymbiont (group A) of Bibio marci DNA region contains:
- a CDS encoding transposase — MAYSVDLREKAISLVERGKSKSEVADLLEIGIATLYRWLKKKGNGESLEAGKNGSFIRKIDPEVLKGYVKKHPASRNETKSRIWNKFNLV; from the coding sequence ATGGCATACAGTGTGGACTTAAGGGAGAAAGCTATCTCTTTGGTGGAAAGAGGGAAGTCAAAATCTGAAGTAGCAGATCTTCTAGAAATAGGAATTGCAACCTTGTACAGATGGCTGAAAAAGAAAGGAAATGGTGAAAGCCTGGAGGCAGGAAAGAATGGAAGTTTTATTCGAAAAATAGATCCAGAAGTACTCAAAGGATATGTCAAAAAACACCCAGCTAGCAGAAATGAAACAAAATCTAGGATTTGGAATAAATTCAATTTGGTATAG
- a CDS encoding transposase DNA-binding-containing protein, protein MIETSTSVQYTDGLGDKWLERELKHINLGDIRLNKRLIKTSYCIEGKASESKL, encoded by the coding sequence ATGATAGAAACAAGTACAAGCGTGCAATATACAGATGGCTTAGGGGATAAATGGCTGGAAAGAGAGTTAAAACACATTAATTTGGGAGATATAAGGCTTAATAAAAGACTTATAAAAACAAGTTATTGCATAGAGGGTAAGGCATCTGAATCAAAGCTGTAG